Proteins from a single region of Candidatus Dormiibacterota bacterium:
- the lepB gene encoding signal peptidase I, with translation MKPRRFFFEYTQAGLVAIIFALFVRTFLVQPFTIPSPSMEDTLLVGDYILVNKFALASLASPLERAFMPLAEVRRGDVIVFRYPHDETQDYVKRAIALPGETVKIVDRVVYIQKPGQEGYVPIIEPYSNHKDPGSVPPELDNFGPLTIPEGQYFVMGDNRDNSLDSREWGLVPRDHIIGRGLLIYWSFVRADRDGVRAAGRHPSPTKASRLLTSAGAFFTGTRWDRSGRLIR, from the coding sequence TTGAAGCCCAGACGGTTCTTCTTCGAGTACACGCAGGCGGGGCTCGTCGCCATCATCTTCGCGCTGTTCGTCCGGACCTTCCTCGTCCAGCCGTTCACCATCCCCAGCCCGTCCATGGAGGACACCCTCCTGGTCGGGGACTACATCCTGGTGAACAAGTTCGCCCTCGCCTCCCTGGCCTCCCCGCTCGAGCGCGCCTTCATGCCGCTCGCCGAGGTGCGCCGGGGGGACGTCATCGTGTTCCGCTACCCGCACGACGAGACCCAGGATTACGTCAAGCGCGCCATCGCGCTTCCGGGCGAGACGGTGAAGATCGTCGACCGCGTCGTCTACATCCAGAAGCCGGGCCAGGAAGGCTACGTGCCGATCATCGAGCCGTACAGCAACCACAAGGATCCCGGCTCGGTCCCGCCCGAGCTCGACAACTTCGGCCCGCTCACGATTCCCGAAGGCCAGTATTTCGTCATGGGCGACAACCGCGACAACAGCCTGGACAGCCGTGAGTGGGGTCTCGTCCCGCGCGATCACATCATCGGCCGGGGGCTCCTGATCTACTGGTCCTTCGTGCGCGCCGATCGCGACGGCGTCCGGGCCGCCGGCCGGCACCCCTCCCCGACCAAGGCCTCCCGCCTCCTGACGAGCGCCGGTGCCTTCTTCACCGGGACACGCTGGGACCGCAGCGGCCGTCTGATCCGCTGA